In Aspergillus chevalieri M1 DNA, chromosome 7, nearly complete sequence, the sequence CGTAATGGATGGCTGCATGAAGAGAAATCAGGTCAGGATTCTCACTATGTATTTGCCAGTCCAATACACTGGTGGTAGGTGTCTATTCAAGTTGCgttaccttttttttttggcctTACTGATTGTCCACTCTCTAGGTATTGTAACATCATTTACATGGATGCAGAGCGTGACAATGAAATAAAACACAGCACACCACTTGATCTGGCAATTGATGCCATTAAGCATTTCAGACCTTCTCAGCTGTCAGATGCCCCCCGCTCAGTGAGAGGAAGCACATCTCCCATTGAGGACCAATATCAAAAAGAATTTTACCGCTGTCTGATACCAATACTTCATGGCCATGTTATGCTGTCCCCAGAATCCGCAATTGGGGCAAGCACCAAAGGCGGTGGGACAATTGACTTCTTTATAGAACAGAAGAAATGGGGCCTCGAACTTCTAAGGGGTCGTGATCGCCTGGTGGAACATATGGAACGGTTTGAACCTGAAGGGCAGTACTACAGCATGATAAAATCCAGGGAAATGGAAGAGTACATCGTCTTGGATTTCACGATTTCACGACCGGTGAAAGCCCGTCCAGGTATTGCTCCAATCCATCTATCATTAGCTTCAACTAACATTCTGTTTAGAATATGCGCACCGCCTCTACCACATTGTTTTCTCTGAACGGTACCGGCA encodes:
- a CDS encoding uncharacterized protein (COG:S;~EggNog:ENOG410Q2IT), encoding MDAERDNEIKHSTPLDLAIDAIKHFRPSQLSDAPRSVRGSTSPIEDQYQKEFYRCLIPILHGHVMLSPESAIGASTKGGGTIDFFIEQKKWGLELLRGRDRLVEHMERFEPEGQYYSMIKSREMEEYIVLDFTISRPVKARPEYAHRLYHIVFSERYRHVDVLEAGNLSTVSSFTLPENPDPLT